A window of the Corythoichthys intestinalis isolate RoL2023-P3 chromosome 6, ASM3026506v1, whole genome shotgun sequence genome harbors these coding sequences:
- the si:dkey-202l22.6 gene encoding interferon-induced very large GTPase 1 → MSTKLTKKPSSKRKKHPKNTTKFEVLTQLGLEDFYPSQLEPASILDLSTWILDNLTAREPNDLPKSFLQRLWLLRPDARHTCCKALSDATENLEKKPANLVGSIACTIHPLDLVTAVYQCSNTFLQQEMTAHMLHCRFAVPLVLPYVDDKEPSSFLLWPLRGVVRQWHSQSVDGDQKIQEAILASTSMPIISCVRLGSCSVSKSEVLNHVISSETFVHKGMEGGQLPRNLSNGLVETAWYLPLGDPVKDNFVVPVVFCNLRGDACMHEKCLSLLSQASSAVIVLCENPEGREKQLLASWQDITAKLIVIDLSKTKTTEDRMVKFSGKNLQEELGLPLGSVISGTGLNAEKLANVLCQNIKHLLPDLRLVTLEGAAKLAVEQGFDCDEGAVCKKTMATAEEILKGLNEGAAVFRQKQLPLQGALWSRLAEIDKEESRRKKERKEFDFQLQNEKKDILRSLSKYKNTQSMKNFTNAISTTDKFERMYFLNWMRVKLRLLQRQKEIDLKDLLINQQTEEKSSIPELSELQNGTKDLWHDSTSFCTDSTFEDEENLEFTDSHQVVTDSGNEVDLKSISRTKDNERSESLLSEHLDSNEKEIPGEEIFENDTSLSHIPGENVNQDDLWNGFGKSIFHNTTYAEEQTCQETFTKVETTPSVHSCLLRLEQQIGNDLEVAYSGNDLDSKHSFLVENREETESLPERNCFSLHEKEVLSEGILEANVSLNTVFIDNETGVKNGFETQNTEELEELQSGLFHSPNQFAGEEIHQNNVSMNSELRDNTSLSVHGNYFSEPDSEIQMCKDACFEGQAITSPQPLLLQSECMTANDPELTDAVNEESSKHIFQNRCDEESDTLLRQHFDSSNEEILPEQIPEHVDNVSSNSIFEDKGALDVPGNNSIDSTHQKTTSVGQVASVEGETIKSELPCFLGLEHFFREMGLIFELTQINPGSGSHDELRLPSIAADLILSGVPLELMDGDASNLPMRWLCSVLAEIEHRFPRERFRTLTSLGAHHARNAEILSALFGVKFPDEPKRSTRGVYMVALQLPTKVKKKLNFDFLLLLDVEGLCCTSSDGQINEIIDNEMATVAAGMCDVLLQNIYSCSASELETNLTVAVNALLRIREYGSMPICKVLIQDEGINTILEATQLNRVSKILQIRTREQSLTDSDAINHNSKNKHSIVYVRPWYNEPLSKSINSQHSEAVLKLKRTLFGALKEASTLSGTSGMPEFMGRLYSVWEAVKAEASVCLQNKDIAFAFSLFCTELAKWEEILLDHMECWLTQATKTISSTKPEALDPSSQNDFLCELKYDAKREVKREVNKLKSNMKASLKENKLDVYIRILNTILSSYMIELEERITAMVIARLETINESHFSSTQFNRIETILETEQNVRLQGLLDRSASKNQLLHDKELEEEFEDVWKEALSKMEFRPSESEDITERVKNILAANIVRHGPQKHLNKLSAFGQNQTTHFRVDDQYFGYSSRMKNLFENQNKTPKAKAQQLSSNLMDYYQQFVAEKVSLPQDFSDSYITELLEMIDKTLKDSQLEIRTAFEVDLKVFICNAACKDFQRVHNRFAKDGELLKSFKAKKNAYMAQFIYQFRKRDQRQRFAQRFVSDIIQPTVMDYVYRPLGMQITEEIQSKVMQYRSPWAFHKSLLEELIQVDRFECFTEYLFSYDIFRMRKIQETVVAHLSEWNVNTWRHQRLGEIIGKVAAAASQVAEGTNAVLSDTKPLLEQVCLILEDEGVQIPWESLKGPTYSISTEWDCFVTCFMELLAALRLDLAQTFSQQLEIDELLELLPIQPKDCLFNKVNGCEARCPLCSAPCRVEKIRNHVHETSLHRPKCILGSTSVITSESTILNDLDTQGAAVTCWELQPFNPEWNLSPEVTSSQTPCLYWRYVLARFNERFAMKYNQRPALIPDEWKAITQDEVLASLRDNFLPRENSSKES, encoded by the exons ATGTCAACTAAACTTACAAAGAAGCCAAGCAGCAAAAGGAAaa AGCACCCAAAGAACACTACAAAGTTTGAAGTTCTTACCCAACTTGGTCTGGAAGATTTCTATCCTTCCCAACTGGAACCAGCATCAATATTGGACCTCAGCACCTGGATCCTGGACAATCTAACTGCCAGAGAACCCAATGACCTGCCTAAATCTTTCCTTCAAAGGCTTTGGCTTCTTCGCCCAGATGCTCGGCATACTTGTTGCAAGGCCCTATCAGATGCTACAGAAAACCTTGAAAAGAAGCCTGCCAATTTAGTAGGATCGATTGCCTGTACAATCCACCCTCTTGATTTAGTAACTGCTGTCTATCAATGTTCCAACACTTTCCTTCAGCAGGAAATGACAGCACATATGCTGCACTGCCGTTTTGCCGTGCCCCTGGTTCTTCCATATGTAGATGACAAAGAACCAAGTAGCTTCCTCCTTTGGCCTTTAAGAGGAGTTGTGAGACAATGGCATTCCCAGTCTGTAGATGGTGACCAGAAAATCCAAGAAGCAATTTTGGCAAGCACGTCCATGCCAATAATCTCTTGTGTAAGGCTTGGTTCATGCAGTGTCTCCAAGTCTGAGGTGCTAAATCATGTCATCAGCAGTGAAACATTTGTCCACAAAGGTATGGAAGGAGGACAATTACCCCGAAACCTCTCCAACGGTCTTGTGGAGACTGCATGGTATCTTCCTTTAGGGGACCCTGTCAAAGACAACTTTGTAGTTCCAGTGGTCTTCTGTAATCTACGAGGAGATGCATGCATGCACGAAAAATGTCTGTCCCTTCTCAGCCAAGCCTCTTCAGCAGTTATTGTCTTGTGTGAAAACCCTGAAGGGAGAGAGAAGCAACTTCTCGCCTCCTGGCAAGATATTACCGCCAAGCTCATTGTGATTGACCTCTCTAAGACCAAGACCACAGAGGACAGAATGGTCAAGTTTTCTGGTAAGAACCTTCAGGAGGAGTTAGGACTTCCACTGGGATCTGTCATTTCTGGAACTGGTTTGAATGCAGAGAAGCTTGCTAATGTACTGTGTCAAAACATCAAACACCTGCTACCTGACCTGAGACTTGTAACGCTTGAAGGAGCAGCAAAGTTAGCCGTGGAGCAGGGGTTTGATTGTGATGAAGGAGCGGtctgtaaaaaaacaatggCCACAGCAGAGGAAATTTTAAAAGGTTTGAATGAGGGAGCTGCCGTTTTTAGGCAAAAGCAGCTGCCACTGCAAGGTGCTTTGTGGAGTAGGTTGGCCGAAATAGACAAGGAGGAAAGTAGAAGGAAAAAAGAGAGGAAAGAGTTTGATTTTCAGTTGCAAAATGAGAAAAAAGACATTCTGCGCAGTCTGAGCAAATACAAAAACACTCAGTCAATGAAGAATTTCACAAATGCTATTTCAACCACAGATAAATTTGAGAGAATGTATTTCCTCAATTGGATGAGGGTGAAACTCAGACTACtacaaagacaaaaagaaattGACCTAAAAGATCTACTGATAAATCAGCAGACAGAAGAGAAAAGCAGCATTCCTGAACTATCAGAGCTTCAGAATGGCACGAAAGATCTATGGCATGATAGCACTAGTTTTTGCACAGATTCAACATTTGAGGATGAGGAAAATTTAGAGTTTACAGATAGCCATCAGGTTGTGACTGATTCAGGGAACGAAGTGGATTTGAAGTCCATTTCACGAACCAAAGACAATGAAAGATCAGAATCTCTGCTGAGTGAACATCTTGACtcaaatgaaaaagaaatcCCAGGTGAAGAAATCTTTGAAAATGATACTTCTTTAAGCCACATACCAGGGGAAAATGTAAACCAAGATGATCTTTGGAATGGCTTTGGAAAATCAATATTTCACAATACCACCTATGCAGAAGAACAAACATGCCAAGAGACATTTACCAAAGTTGAGACAACACCATCAGTGCACTCATGTTTACTAAGGCTTGAACAGCAAATAGGAAATGATCTGGAGGTTGCCTATTCAGGGAATGACTTGGATTCGAAgcacagttttctcgtcgaaaatCGAGAAGAAACTGAATCTCTGCCAGAGAGAAATTGTTTCTCTCTACATGAAAAAGAAGTCCTCAGTGAAGGGATACTTGAAGCTAATGTTTCTTTAAACACAGTGTTTATCGATAATGAAACAGGTGTGAAGAACGgttttgaaactcaaaatacTGAAGAATTAGAAGAACTACAAAGTGGACTTTTCCACTCACCAAATCAGTTTGCTGGTGAAGAGATTCATCAAAATAATGTTTCTATGAACTCAGAGTTGAGAGACAATACATCATTAAGTGTTCATGGGAATTATTTCAGTGAACCCGATTCAGAAATACAAATGTGCAAAGATGCATGTTTTGAGGGTCAGGCAATAACATCTCCACAACCATTACTGCTGCAATCTGAATGCATGACAGCTAATGATCCCGAGCTCACTGATGCAGTGAATGAAGAAAGTTCGAAGCACATTTTTCAAAACAGATGTGATGAAGAATCAGACACTCTACTACGTCAACATTTTGACTCATCAAATGAAGAGATCCTGCCAGAGCAGATACCTGAACACGTAGATAATGTGTCTTCAAATTCAATATTTGAAGATAAAGGAGCATTGGACGTTCCCGGGAATAATTCCATTGACTCTACCCATCAAAAGACAACTTCTGTGGGCCAAGTTGCATCTGTCGAAGGTGAGACAATAAAATCGGAACTGCCATGTTTTCTGGGACTTGAGCACTTTTTTCGTGAGATGGGCCTAATTTTTGAACTCACCCAAATTAATCCTGGAAGCGGAAGCCATGATGAGCTGCGACTCCCCAGTATTGCTGCTGACTTGATCCTCAGTGGTGTTCCACTTGAACTCATGGATGGTGATGCTTCAAATTTACCCATGCGCTGGCTTTGCAGTGTTCTTGCAGAAATAGAGCATCGGTTTCCTCGAGAGCGCTTCAGGACACTCACAAGCCTTGGAGCGCATCATGCAAGGAATGCTGAGATCCTTTCGGCATTATTTGGGGTGAAATTTCCAGATGAACCCAAAAGATCAACTAGAGGAGTGTACATGGTTGCCCTACAACTACCCACCAAAGTCAAAAAGAAGCTAAACTTTGATTTTCTCTTGCTGCTTGATGTTGAGGGTCTTTGCTGTACTTCTTCAGATGGCCAAATTAATGAGATCATTGATAATGAGATGGCAACTGTTGCAGCCGGAATGTGTGATGTTTTATTGCAAAACATCTACTCATGTTCAGCTTCTGAACTTGAAACAAACCTTACGGTTGCTGTCAATGCGCTTTTACGGATTAGAGAATATGGCTCAATGCCCATCTGCAAGGTTTTAATTCAGGATGAAGGGATTAATACCATATTAGAAGCCACACAATTAAACCGCGTATCTAAAATTTTGCAGATCAGGACGAGAGAGCAAAGCCTGACGGATTCTgatgcaattaatcacaattcaaagaaCAAACATTCAATTGTCTATGTTAGACCGTGGTATAATGAACCACTCTCAAAATCAATTAACAGCCAGCATAGTGAAGCTGTGCTGAAGTTGAAGCGTACCCTGTTTGGAGCACTAAAGGAAGCATCTACTCTCTCTGGAACTAGTGGTATGCCTGAATTTATGGGCCGTTTGTATTCTGTTTGGGAGGCAGTAAAGGCAGAAGCCTCTGTTTGTCtgcaaaataaagacattgcttTTGCCTTTTCTCTGTTTTGCACTGAACTTGCTAAGTGGGAGGAAATCTTGCTGGACCACATGGAATGCTGGCTTACACAAGCAACCAAGACAATTTCTTCCACCAAACCAGAAGCTTTAGACCCTTCCAGCCAAAACGACTTTCTGTGTGAGCTCAAGTATGATGCTAAACGAGAGGTCAAAAGGGAAGTAAACAAACTAAAGTCAAATATGAAGGCCAGTTTgaaagaaaacaagcttgatgtcTACATTAGAATACTCAACACTATCCTCTCGAGTTACATGATTGAGCTTGAAGAACGAATAACTGCAATGGTAATAGCAAGGCTGGAAACAATCAATGAGAGCCATTTTTCTTCCACTCAATTCAACAGAATCGAGACAATACTAGAAACTGAGCAAAATGTCAGACTGCAAGGACTTTTAGACCGCAGTGCATCAAAAAACCAACTCTTACATGATAAAGAACTTGAAGAAGAATTTGAGGACGTGTGGAAAGAGGCATTGTCCAAAATGGAATTCCGACCTTCAGAAAGCGAAGATATTACAGAAAGGGTAAAGAATATTCTGGCAGCAAATATTGTCAGACATGGTCCACAAAAGCATTTGAATAAGCTTTCGGCCTTCGGCCAAAACCAGACAACCCACTTTAGAGTGGATGATCAGTACTTTGGATACAGCAGCAGAATGAAAAACCTGTTTGAAAACCAAAACAAGACACCGAAGGCTAAAGCGCAACAACTGTCAAGTAACCTCATGGACTACTACCAGCAGTTTGTAGCAGAAAAAGTCAGTTTGCCACAAGACTTCTCAGACAGTTACATCACAGAACTGTTAGAGATGATTGATAAAACTTTGAAGGACTCACAATTGGAAATCAGAACGGCCTTTGAGGTTGATCTGAAAGTCTTCATATGTAACGCTGCCTGCAAAGACTTCCAAAGAGTCCACAACCGCTTTGCCAAGGATGGAGAACTTCTGAAGTCCTTTAAAGCCAAAAAGAATGCATATATGGCGCAATTCATCTATCAGTTCAGGAAGAGGGACCAGCGTCAGAGATTTGCCCAAAGGTTCGTTTCTGACATCATCCAACCTACAGTAATGGACTATGTCTACAGACCTCTCGGAATGCAAATTACGGAGGAGATCCAAAGTAAAGTCATGCAATATCGTTCACCATGGGCCTTCCATAAGAGTTTGTTAGAAGAGCTGATCCAGGTGGACAGGTTTGAATGCTTTACGGAGTACTTGTTTTCTTATGATATCTTCAGAATGAGGAAGATCCAGGAGACAGTTGTGGCTCACTTATCTGAATGGAATGTGAACACATGGAGGCATCAGCGCCTTGGAGAGATCATTGGAAAGGTTGCAGCAGCTGCGAGCCAAGTAGCAGAAGGCACCAATGCAGTGTTAAGTGACACCAAGCCATTGCTGGAGCAGGTGTGCCTCATTCTGGAGGACGAAGGTGTTCAGATCCCCTGGGAGTCTCTGAAGGGACCAACCTACAGTATCAGCACAGAATGGGATTGCTTTGTGACTTGCTTCATGGAATTACTTGCAGCATTGCGTTTGGATCTTGCCCAGACTTTCTCCCAGCAACTGGAAATTGATGAACTACTTGAGCTACTTCCTATTCAACCAAAAGACTGCCTTTTCAACAAAGTCAATGGCTGTGAGGCACGATGTCCTCTTTGCAGTGCACCTTGTAGAGTCGAGAAAATCAGGAATCATGTTCACGAGACCTCGCTCCACAGGCCCAAATGCATCTTGGGGTCCACTTCTGTGATCACATCTGAAAGTACAATTCTCAATGACCTCGACACACAAGGTGCAGCTGTGACTTGCTGGGAACTCCAACCCTTCAATCCAGAGTGGAATCTTTCACCTGAGGTGACAAGCAGCCAGACACCCTGTCTTTACTGGAG GTATGTTTTAGCCAGATTTAATGAGAGGTTTGCAATGAAATACAACCAGAGGCCAGCACTGATTCCAGATGAGTGGAAGGCAATCACACAAGATGAGGTCTTGGCAAGTCTGAGGGACAACTTCCTTCCCAGAGAAAATTCATCAAAGGAGTCTTAA